tgagtattagttttataataaagcatgaatggaaaaatattagtggaatatggagcctattaccatttatagaatATTTCAACCAGGATTCTTAAAGTGAGACATCTAAAAAGAGTAAATCGGGACTCTTaaagtgagacggagggagtagaaattaaatgaaaaaaatagtgaaagaagGTGGATCCTACTTTTCTATACTCCATCCGCCTATAAATTTTGACACACTTTGACgggacacggattttaagaaatgtaatggaaattATTCAAAAAGTTATGGGAATGTGgttcatacttttatatactcctattatttttataataaaatttgagtaagaatgagttagtatatataatatgaggtttactataaaaaaactgataaaaataaaatgtgacaaattttgtacgatgaatgaaaatggaaaaagtgaCAAACTTTCTAAGATGAAGAGAGTATTAGTTTTACACTAATAAATTGTGAGTaaaataaagttagtgaattgttgtaataaagaccagaataataaaatgagatgATTATTAATACACAGATTAGAATGACGAAATAAGACATTATTAGTGGACCGATAACGTTGAATCTTATGCCATTGTCTGCGAAAATAAAATGGGACCGCGACAAGAAAGAGGTACATGAAACGATGCAAATATCAAAGCGACAAATCCCAACCGTCAAATTCTCTCTCTGGAATTCTCCTTGAACAAAACGGgccataaatatttttgtgGGTGACCAAAAAACCGATGCTGAATTGTTGAATTAGTGAATCTTTTGAGGTATGATGGCGGAATCAGCTGCCGCAAACGCTCTTAATGGCTTCTCTCCGGTTTCTTCTCCTCCGGTTTTTTGGAAATCTAGGAAAAGATTTGCTGGTAAAGAGAGGCTCTCTCAACTAATGTGTGACTATGTGAAATGCTTCTAATATGATCTTGTTTAGTTTCATCATTTGCATGCAGTTTGAGGCAAGAACCACAATCAAGACTCGATTTTTCACATGTTTCCTTACATATGTCATTCAATTTTGTCATGTTTTGACGATTTTATTTCATCTTTTTACCTTAATTTGTGAAATTTTGACTTGTTGAATTAGATATTGCTAATATCTTTATTCACTTGTTGATCAAGTTTGAGCTGAGATTCTTCAGTCTTAGTAACGTTTAGATGGAAATTATCTggaaaatttattttgattgatTTGCTATTATTGTATTTTGGGTGATGAAATATGTGTGTAGAGATCAATCGGTTTTACTATTAAAAATGTGTCACTCATCCCCTTATGATCTACTCTTATATAAATGGGATAGGATCATCATTAAGTCGATGTAAGATAGATTTTAGAGATTTTAACATGCCTTGCACGTGTGGGCCAGAATGACACATCAGACTTACATCACGTGGgtaggaaagaaaagaaatacgAATCATCATTGATGTGGGCCAAAATgaacatcggtcttccactcatgaggtagataagagtcagcttgggcccgctctgataccatattagaaattgGTCACTCACCCCCTTAAAATGCCTCTTCaagggagggttatccacacttatagaTTAGACGGATCTTCATCAAGTTAGTGTGGGACAAGATTTAGATACTCCTATTTAACATTCGTCACTGGTCAAACCAAATAGGTTTTGCACGAATGTAGTGCAAGCTTGCAGTTTGAACATTTAGTGACAAGAATTCAGTTTGTTTTCGTTTGTGGAAAAGCTGATGCTAGCGATTGTAGTTTCGGTATGCTTAAGGATCCCCACATTTTTGCCTCTTCGCTTGTTTCTTGTATGCATTTTATATGTGCATTAGATTGTGAATACATTTGATTGAGTGTTCAAAGGACATTTTGCTTCATGATCACTGTTCCGGCAGCTAGTGTGAAGAACACGAACGAGGCGGTAGATggctcgagtgcagataaaacCCCGGAATCGTCAGCAGAGGAGAAGCAGCAAGAACCAAACAGCCTCTCAGAGAAGCGCAAGGCTCTGTTTGAACCACTAGAACCAGTGATCAACACCAACGGGAAACGTCCTTCTGCAGAAACCCTACTCCCGCCTCCCGACTTCGAATCAGCAAGCTACCCAAAGGGGTGGCTGATCGGGAAGAAGCGGAAGCTGGTGAACGTGGACGTTGTGGAGAGCATGCGGAGGATTGCAGTGCAGGAGATGAACCGGAAGGTGGTGCCTTTTGAAATAATCCAACACCTtatttgatgatgtttgatgtTGTTTGATGGAATGTGTGCAGGACCGGGAAATCAATGGGCTGAACGAGCAGTTGGAAGAGGACGCGCGATGCCTGGAGCAcctgcagctgcagctgctCGATGAACGGAGCAAACGAGCAGATGTGGAGAGACAAAACACAATGCTGCAGAGCCAGATAACGATGCTGATGGACATGTTGCAGGAGAATGAAGCAGTGGAGGATGAAGGGACACATACAGattcataaattttattttattctatttgtaAATCTTTTAAGAAAATGTGAAAATGTGCAAGACTGAAAAGAGGTGTGAGATAGTATTTGCCAATGATGAACGCTTATCTATAATTTCTTTTGGACCTGTACAAGTTTTAATACATAAATGATTAAGTATAAAAGAGATAAAGTGGATCAtttgaaagagaaaaaagttaaaaGTTAAATTAATTTAGGGTAATTCTTTACTTTTAGTATGAGATTAATCTTTCAACGGACGGATGAATGAGACTATTTTCCTTAAACGGAGAGAGTTAAACATTTTGACAAATCAACAATAATTACAAATTTTGCAGCAGTATGGTAATCAGAACAAGCAGCAAAACAAGAGATATATCCTAATGCCAACttcaaaacataaataattacAGGATTCATCATCAATCTTAATTTCCGAATCCTCAAACTACACAAATGTTGACAAAAGACATACAACTACGTCGCATGTACAAATCACCGAGACACACATGCGTCAAAGTCGCCTGCATCACCGAGCTTGGTTTCCATAGTCATcagaaatgttgaagaagaacTGCGGAAGAGAAGCTATCCTAGGGAGATTAAGCAGCAGCTCTCCAACAGAGTCTTTCCTTGACATGGACGACACCTGGTTTGGGCCCGAGACATCTTCGCCATCTCCAGCCTTCTTTTCTGTAGACAACGAGCCATCACTACTCGATTCATCATCATCTCCCTTTTGCATCAATGACAGATTGATGTTGTTGTCCCTTTTAAGCTGAGTGTTGGAACCTGAAGGGGAGTCTTTCTGTAGGAGGCAGCAAAGAGAATCGACCCTAGACATGAGTGATTTCTCGTCCGAGTCTGGCAAGTTTTGACTTTCACTAAACAAGCACCGTTTAATGTCATCCAAGATTTGGAGGCTCTGCCATTCCTCACTTGAGAGAGTAGGATTGTCAGATATGCCCTGTTCTGATATCCGATTCTCGAGATGGCTCACTAAGTCGCTCATCGACATAGAAGAATGGAGACCAGGAGCCTTGACCTGATCCCAATTGCTGAACTCCTTCAGTTGATCAATTCTGCTATTTTTTATATCTTCAACTGTCAGTGTGCCCCTAGCTGTGTGAATATGATGAGATGAATTAAACTGTTAGAACTCAAACCTGACAGaagttttatattttcaaataaagTTAAACTATAGTTCCAACTGGTCATATTTAATTTCACCTGATGAGTACATATTATTGTACAATTGTACAATAATATGTATACCCACAGTTGAGAGTTACAGCAATCGGAGACAAAAGTAAATCTATACACATCACTAGTGCTGAATACGAGGTTTTCCAGCTGGAGAAAAGAGAAGAAATATAccctataataaaaaaattgacttCCCAAATAACAACAAGAAGAACCTGATGACACAATCTAATGCAGCATAAGAGGAAGAGACTCATTTTTCCCATGTCAACCAAGTCTCAAGCCCCCAAATGCAAAATGACACGATAAAAAATTTTCTAATATAACTCCAATCAAGTAGCCATATTGGACTGCCACGCATTTCTTTACTAGGTAGTAATTACCATTTAAATAGCATCTTTTCGTTGACTTCTTGCCAGTTCCGGTTCCAAGAAAATTGGAAATGTAAAGCGGTTCCAGTTTGGAACCGATAACCGGCACTACAGTTGAGGGTTTGGCCGGTTTTAGCTAGCTCCAGGTCCCATTTGCGCCTACCcgattttcttaattttaaatCCTTTCCTTTATTCTGTTTTTCATTCTCCCCCTAGCTCTTTTCTATCCCTTCTCTTTCTTAATTACCAAAACCTCCTCCAGCACGACACCGGAAAATCCACTCTCAACGTTGCTCCGACCTCTTCCCCCATCGCCGTCCCACTTCACTTCTTTTCCTTACCTTCTCTTTCTCAAAATTAGCAAAACCTCATTCTCCAAACATGCCCCCAACGTCAAAAACTCGTTGCTGCTGACCACACTTCCCTCTCTCGCCATTCCCCTCCCCCTTCTTTTCCTTCCCTTCTATTCCTCAAAAATTACCAAAAACACTTCCTCTCCAAACCCGCTCCCAGATGCCAGAAAATCCATCCACCAACTATAATCAAGCGGTTTTCAGTTTCAAAAATTTCGATCACAAACAGGGTCAGGTACTGGTTCCGGTTCAGCCGACTGCCATGGTTATCGTTCGAAAACCAAAATCATCTCTGGTCCATGCGAACCGACGGTTTGGATAAAACCCTACATCCCTAATTCCTATGGCTTACTTATTCTCATGGTATCACCATTCATATCCAAATGATAAATCTCATGGACATAACACTTCTCGAGCTAACCCAAAAGATTCATTATGATGCACAATTAAGTGCCCCAATtactaataattatattatatattatgataatGATGTAGTAGTGGAGAGCTACGACAGAGAGAGTTACAAGATGAAGAAGTAGTGGAGTGGAGTAACTAATAAATGTATTATGATCATTTTTGTCACATTTATTGACTAGTCACATTTATTGCTCTAGTCTTTTCATTAGTCTTTCAAGTCTTACATATAGTTCCCTTGAGGATTGAGAAGGATATCTATCATCTTGAGTTTAGTATAACTATGGCAATTACCGTAGGTCTTCATAAGAGAATTATCATTTGTTTCACTCGGTTTATATCAATCATAGTTTCTGTTCTTACTATCCCATGCCGGTCTCCCTCACCTATTTTTTCTAACAAATTATGTTGATAATTGCCTTGATTAGAGATTTGTAGAAGAATGGCCACACAAGATGCACCATTTAGTTGGGGAACTCATGCAACCAACTTTTTTAACAGTTGCCTTTAACATCAAGAATCAAGTATACTGGTGAAGAAATTATACACCTACTTACATATTTAACAAAACTAAAACTACTAATGGACACAGAAGTTCATCAAATAATACCCCAACAGCTCACCAATTTGTTTTGGCAACATAATATAATAAGAAAAAAGCATGTGTGAAAGAATCAACAAACAAAGCCATGCACATGGAGAAACCAGACAAGAGGCATCAGAAGAGGAGTATATTCACTCCAACCATGTCAATTTCAGCTTTACTATATAGACacacataaaaatttaaaagcaCGTTTATTCAAGTGATAACCATACCTGAGCTTGGAGACGGTGTTTCACGGGTGTAAGATTCTGAATGTCTGCCAAGAACATCTACATCATTCTTTGAGGATGATGATTGAGGCCCTGATGGTGAAGCAGTATCATGCAAGCTGAAGACGGAAGGGCTTCCCTCCCTATTCAAATCAAATTCATTATTGTTTTCACTTTGATCGCCAAAGACAGGAATCCTGGGTTCAAAATATGGAGATTCTAGTTTTGTTTCCCCTTGCTGGCTAAGAAAGTTCAAGCGGGGATCACACTGAATGAGTTTTTCAAAATGTTTCCCCAACAAGCCTTGTGGACACTCCAAAAAGTGTTGTCTGCAaccaaaggaaaaaaaaacggGTCAATGGTATGGAAAGTTTTCATGCCATTAAACAGTCTATCATCTCCGAGAGAGAGTTCTGATGCTACAACACAATAAATATGGAAAACCAAAATATACACTCATTTCAAGCACCATCCAATGTGAGAGAAGAAGGGGACTAGATACCCATAgtttaattgaaaaaataagtTGGAATTAACCACCACACAAGTACCAGCACAGTAGTCGTAAGAAGAGCTGGTTCACTATACAAAGGATTCCAAAGAAGATCGTCACCATCAGCTCAAACAATATGACAACCAATAAGACCCTTCCTACCATTCTGCTCCAACATATGAATTTTCATTTGGGAAGAATTCTGATGCTGAAAACAGAACATTTAGAAGGATAAGAAATTATGTTTATTAGTTTATGTGTCTTATCAATTGGCTTGGTTataagagagagaattagattcatttttatcatttcttATCAACgattatactcccttcatcaGCCAAAAACAATCCTACCCCTCTATTTCGTCCATCAGCAAAAAAATGTTTAATCTACTTTTGGACACTACCCCACAAAAATCTAAATCGATTATCAACCTCACTTTACCCAATATTGGGCCTAgcactaatattttaaaataatttgagACCCCTTCCTCTCCTCACGAACAGTACACATAACAAACATGcaactaaaaatattaaagcaTGTGTCACTGAAGTAAGCAATCACATGTTTTTGGCGGACAGAGAGTACTTTATTTCCAACTTGTCTTTCATAATTGTGTAAAGCACACAAGTGTAGGAACCCAGTATACAATGCCACAACGCCACAACAGCCTCCAATAGTAACTGCTTAGGATCAATGTTTGCTTTGCCAAAGTGTTTACCCAAACTATTACAAGAGTTTTTATGCTACAAACACATTAAAGTAAGTGGGACTTGCAATGAGTCTCAGTTCTTGACAGACACAAAATTCTCAGTCATGTTTCTTTCTATAAAGTCAG
This sequence is a window from Salvia splendens isolate huo1 chromosome 5, SspV2, whole genome shotgun sequence. Protein-coding genes within it:
- the LOC121802246 gene encoding uncharacterized protein LOC121802246 isoform X2; protein product: MVQLMKNDESASHGEKTPVKMEVEDCLEEEHGPLHKRPKQQQSVGMDGFGVPPSQYNPLDEPSPLGLRLRKSPSLLELIQIKLSHSSVSKHGSPSNSKKESLRAAGASGDKLKASNFPGSVLRIGTWEYKSRYEGDLVAKCYFAKHKLVWEVLDGGLKNKIEIQWSDIMALKANYSDDTPGTLDVVLARQPLFYRETNPQPRKHTLWQATSDFTGGQASLCRQHFLECPQGLLGKHFEKLIQCDPRLNFLSQQGETKLESPYFEPRIPVFGDQSENNNEFDLNREGSPSVFSLHDTASPSGPQSSSSKNDVDVLGRHSESYTRETPSPSSARGTLTVEDIKNSRIDQLKEFSNWDQVKAPGLHSSMSMSDLVSHLENRISEQGISDNPTLSSEEWQSLQILDDIKRCLFSESQNLPDSDEKSLMSRVDSLCCLLQKDSPSGSNTQLKRDNNINLSLMQKGDDDESSSDGSLSTEKKAGDGEDVSGPNQVSSMSRKDSVGELLLNLPRIASLPQFFFNISDDYGNQAR
- the LOC121802246 gene encoding uncharacterized protein LOC121802246 isoform X1, with the translated sequence MVQLMKNDESASHGEKTPVKMEVEDCLEEEHGPLHKRPKQQQQSVGMDGFGVPPSQYNPLDEPSPLGLRLRKSPSLLELIQIKLSHSSVSKHGSPSNSKKESLRAAGASGDKLKASNFPGSVLRIGTWEYKSRYEGDLVAKCYFAKHKLVWEVLDGGLKNKIEIQWSDIMALKANYSDDTPGTLDVVLARQPLFYRETNPQPRKHTLWQATSDFTGGQASLCRQHFLECPQGLLGKHFEKLIQCDPRLNFLSQQGETKLESPYFEPRIPVFGDQSENNNEFDLNREGSPSVFSLHDTASPSGPQSSSSKNDVDVLGRHSESYTRETPSPSSARGTLTVEDIKNSRIDQLKEFSNWDQVKAPGLHSSMSMSDLVSHLENRISEQGISDNPTLSSEEWQSLQILDDIKRCLFSESQNLPDSDEKSLMSRVDSLCCLLQKDSPSGSNTQLKRDNNINLSLMQKGDDDESSSDGSLSTEKKAGDGEDVSGPNQVSSMSRKDSVGELLLNLPRIASLPQFFFNISDDYGNQAR
- the LOC121801904 gene encoding protein HEADING DATE REPRESSOR 1-like isoform X2; translation: MMAESAAANALNGFSPVSSPPVFWKSRKRFAASVKNTNEAVDGSSADKTPESSAEEKQQEPNSLSEKRKALFEPLEPVINTNGKRPSAETLLPPPDFESASYPKGWLIGKKRKLVNVDVVESMRRIAVQEMNRKLEEDARCLEHLQLQLLDERSKRADVERQNTMLQSQITMLMDMLQENEAVEDEGTHTDS
- the LOC121801904 gene encoding protein HEADING DATE REPRESSOR 1-like isoform X1, with amino-acid sequence MMAESAAANALNGFSPVSSPPVFWKSRKRFAASVKNTNEAVDGSSADKTPESSAEEKQQEPNSLSEKRKALFEPLEPVINTNGKRPSAETLLPPPDFESASYPKGWLIGKKRKLVNVDVVESMRRIAVQEMNRKDREINGLNEQLEEDARCLEHLQLQLLDERSKRADVERQNTMLQSQITMLMDMLQENEAVEDEGTHTDS